The proteins below come from a single Acidobacteriota bacterium genomic window:
- a CDS encoding dihydroorotase yields the protein MHETYDLLITGGTVANHDGVFGRDIGVCAGRIAAIGNLGGAHAGERIDATGLTILPGVIDTQVHFREPGLDHKEDLESGSRAAVMGGVTAVFEMPNTNPPTVSPEALADKVGRATNRMHCDFAFWVGGTHENAKDVAELERLPGAAGIKVFMGSSTGSLLVEDDAGVTEILRRTRRRAAFHSEDEAMLRERMGLRVPGDPSSHPVWRSADVALACTRRLIGIARATGARVHVLHVSTADEMAWLRDHKDYASIEVTPHHLTLVAPECYASLGTFAQMNPPVRDASHRDGVWRGIADGTADILGSDHAPHTVEEKHHAYPASHSGMTGVQTLVPIMLDHVAAGRLTLARLVDMTSAGPARLFGIAGKGRIAVGYDADFTIVDMKRREVITNRWIASKSQWTPYDGMAVTGWPVGTIVRGRRVMWDGELAGPSGGAAVRFAETLAHAPAAIS from the coding sequence ATGCACGAGACCTACGACCTGCTCATCACCGGCGGCACCGTGGCCAACCATGACGGCGTGTTCGGCCGCGACATCGGCGTATGCGCGGGCCGCATCGCCGCCATCGGCAATCTCGGCGGCGCTCATGCCGGCGAGCGGATCGACGCCACGGGGCTGACGATCCTGCCGGGCGTCATCGACACGCAGGTGCACTTCCGCGAGCCGGGCCTCGACCACAAGGAGGATCTCGAATCGGGCTCGCGCGCCGCCGTCATGGGTGGCGTCACCGCCGTCTTCGAGATGCCCAACACCAACCCGCCCACCGTCTCACCCGAGGCGCTGGCAGACAAGGTCGGGCGTGCCACCAATCGCATGCACTGCGACTTCGCCTTCTGGGTCGGCGGTACGCACGAGAATGCGAAAGACGTCGCCGAGCTGGAGCGACTGCCCGGAGCGGCAGGCATCAAGGTGTTCATGGGGTCGTCAACGGGCTCGCTCCTCGTCGAGGACGATGCGGGCGTCACCGAGATCCTGAGGCGCACGCGCCGCCGCGCGGCCTTCCACTCCGAAGACGAGGCCATGCTGCGTGAGCGCATGGGGCTGAGAGTGCCCGGTGATCCCTCGTCGCACCCCGTGTGGCGATCGGCAGACGTGGCACTTGCCTGCACCAGACGGCTCATCGGCATCGCCCGTGCTACCGGCGCGCGCGTCCACGTGCTGCACGTGTCGACGGCCGACGAAATGGCCTGGCTCCGCGATCACAAGGACTACGCGTCGATCGAGGTGACGCCGCACCATCTCACGCTCGTCGCGCCCGAGTGCTACGCGAGCCTCGGTACCTTCGCGCAGATGAACCCGCCGGTGCGCGACGCGTCGCATCGCGATGGCGTCTGGCGGGGGATCGCCGACGGCACCGCCGACATCCTCGGCTCGGACCACGCGCCGCACACAGTGGAGGAGAAGCATCACGCCTATCCGGCGAGCCATTCGGGCATGACAGGCGTGCAGACGCTGGTGCCGATCATGCTCGACCACGTTGCGGCAGGGCGCCTGACGCTGGCCCGCCTGGTCGACATGACGAGCGCCGGGCCGGCACGCCTTTTCGGCATCGCCGGCAAGGGGCGGATCGCCGTTGGCTACGACGCCGATTTCACCATCGTCGACATGAAGCGGCGCGAGGTCATCACCAACCGCTGGATTGCATCGAAGAGCCAGTGGACGCCGTACGACGGCATGGCAGTCACGGGATGGCCCGTCGGAACCATCGTGCGGGGCAGGCGCGTGATGTGGGACGGCGAGTTGGCGGGCCCGTCCGGCGGCGCGGCCGTGCGCTTCGCGGAGACGCTGGCGCACGCCCCCGCGGCGATCAGCTGA
- a CDS encoding type II toxin-antitoxin system VapC family toxin produces the protein MVGGQAGFLLDTNVVSELMKPRPSARVVAWVAATPEPLLYLSAITIGEVRRGIDLLDEADPRRGALQSWLNHDVRLRFAGRILSFDEGVAERWGQVEALARKRRVTLPTIDAQLAATALHHGLTFVTRNVTDVVATGVPVFNPWPKRDDA, from the coding sequence ATGGTAGGCGGCCAGGCGGGTTTCCTGCTCGACACCAACGTGGTGTCGGAACTCATGAAGCCCCGGCCGAGCGCGAGGGTCGTGGCGTGGGTCGCGGCGACACCGGAACCCTTGCTGTACCTGAGCGCCATCACCATCGGAGAGGTGCGTCGCGGTATCGATCTGCTCGACGAAGCAGACCCGAGGCGGGGTGCTCTCCAGAGCTGGCTGAATCACGACGTGCGGTTGCGGTTCGCTGGCCGCATCCTGTCGTTCGATGAGGGTGTCGCCGAACGATGGGGACAGGTCGAAGCCCTTGCAAGGAAGCGGCGTGTAACCCTGCCGACCATCGACGCGCAACTGGCGGCAACGGCCCTGCATCATGGCTTGACCTTCGTGACCCGGAACGTCACGGACGTCGTGGCCACGGGCGTGCCCGTGTTCAACCCTTGGCCGAAGCGCGACGACGCGTGA
- a CDS encoding sodium/solute symporter (Members of the Solute:Sodium Symporter (SSS), TC 2.A.21 as described in tcdb.org, catalyze solute:Na+ symport. Known solutes for members of the family include sugars, amino acids, nucleosides, inositols, vitamins, urea or anions, depending on the system.) has protein sequence MRAIQLSTIDIALIVLYLLAVTAIGLWASRGIRTSGDYFLAGRSLPWWAAGMSLVVSDIGAKDMIGLAGDAYRYGVVMMNFDFVACTFPVLIAAFLFMPLFWGSGVSTIPEYLGRRYNLSVRTFFAVIWSLFMIGTVATILVSAAAMFEGLLGWSFWFSVGLTTVFVGIFTTSGGLKAVAFTDVLSCIVLIAGASLLCYIGLREVGGVGMMFEKVSAHTWTAEHFKLLPSASHDTYPWPALILGLGLVLGPAYWVGNQAIVQRSLGVKDEAHARASYVFAAVIKLVFPVLLVLPGLLAIALYGDELGAPGPGYDANRVLPLMIERLVPPGALGLLTGAFIAGVMANLEAYVNSASTLIVTDIYRPFIRPHASDTECLRAGRLLVILMLAVGALVSYQVKTHFGSVFEAFQTFLSFFQGALFSLVLFGMITRRATAAGGVAGMLAGVGTAAAMSTLGYLYLWTAFWSFVAASVALLVVSLMTPAKSEDELRGLVCWVR, from the coding sequence GTGCGTGCGATTCAGCTCTCGACCATCGACATCGCCCTGATCGTGCTCTACCTGCTCGCGGTGACCGCGATCGGCCTGTGGGCCAGTCGCGGCATCCGTACGAGCGGCGACTACTTCCTGGCGGGGCGATCGCTGCCGTGGTGGGCGGCGGGGATGTCGCTCGTCGTGTCCGACATCGGCGCGAAGGACATGATCGGCCTGGCCGGCGACGCCTATCGGTACGGCGTCGTGATGATGAACTTCGACTTCGTCGCGTGTACCTTCCCGGTCCTCATCGCGGCGTTCCTCTTCATGCCGCTGTTCTGGGGCTCGGGCGTGTCGACGATTCCCGAGTACCTGGGCCGCCGCTACAACCTCTCGGTCCGTACGTTCTTCGCCGTCATCTGGTCGCTGTTCATGATCGGCACGGTGGCCACGATCCTCGTGAGCGCCGCGGCGATGTTCGAAGGGCTGCTGGGCTGGTCGTTCTGGTTCTCCGTCGGACTCACGACGGTGTTCGTCGGGATCTTCACGACGTCGGGCGGCCTCAAGGCCGTGGCGTTCACCGACGTGCTGTCGTGCATCGTGCTCATCGCCGGCGCGAGCCTGCTGTGCTACATCGGGCTCCGCGAAGTGGGCGGCGTCGGCATGATGTTCGAGAAGGTGTCGGCGCACACCTGGACGGCGGAGCACTTCAAGCTCCTGCCGTCCGCCTCACACGATACCTACCCGTGGCCGGCGCTCATCCTCGGCCTCGGTCTCGTGCTGGGGCCGGCGTACTGGGTGGGCAACCAGGCGATCGTGCAGCGCTCGCTCGGCGTGAAGGACGAGGCCCACGCGCGCGCCTCCTACGTCTTCGCGGCCGTGATCAAGCTGGTCTTCCCGGTCCTGCTCGTGCTGCCGGGACTGCTCGCCATCGCGCTGTACGGTGACGAACTCGGCGCACCAGGGCCCGGCTACGATGCCAATCGCGTGCTCCCGCTGATGATCGAACGCCTCGTGCCGCCGGGCGCGCTCGGCCTGCTGACGGGTGCGTTCATCGCCGGGGTGATGGCCAACCTCGAGGCGTACGTGAACTCGGCGTCGACGCTCATCGTGACCGACATCTACAGGCCGTTCATCAGGCCGCACGCCTCAGACACTGAGTGCCTGCGGGCCGGGCGCTTGCTCGTCATCCTCATGCTCGCCGTCGGGGCCCTCGTCAGCTATCAGGTCAAGACGCACTTCGGCTCGGTGTTCGAGGCGTTCCAGACGTTCCTCTCGTTCTTCCAGGGCGCGCTGTTCTCGCTAGTGCTCTTCGGCATGATCACCCGTCGCGCCACGGCGGCCGGCGGCGTGGCCGGCATGCTCGCCGGTGTCGGCACCGCGGCGGCGATGAGTACGCTCGGATATCTCTACCTCTGGACGGCGTTCTGGTCGTTCGTTGCCGCGTCGGTGGCGCTGCTGGTGGTCAGCCTCATGACGCCGGCCAAGTCCGAGGACGAGCTGCGAGGCCTCGTCTGCTGGGTGCGATGA
- a CDS encoding FAD-dependent oxidoreductase, producing MRTSPPARERHSVVGRLVVIGAGPTGLGAALACIEHGHPDVVVFEAEDGPGGLAGSVIDDEGFTWDLGGHVQFSHYERYDRLLDRALGDAWLHHTRTAAIRVLGHDVPYPFQHHLEALPPRERQWAAETLAAATGRPVDDSFAAWMDATFGEGICALFLRPYNRKVWQHPLEDMSAAWLGERVARPRAEDDAPRSDWGPNATFRYPVRGGTGAIWKGVARLLPDTIVRTGCRVVGIDPEGRRITLADGEVVPYDTLLGTMPLDALVACLPDSSPAVKAAAARLVANTVELVGVGVGLPADEAMRRRTWMYFPEADSPYYRVTVLSNYAASNAPDAASYSLLTESAHPRAERVDRDALVEATCRALERDGLLPRGAPIRSLWHRTLAHGYPVPTRGRDDALATLHAALAPFGIHTRGRFGGWKYEVSNQDHSLMQGMEFVEHWLHGVPEMTYHSPADANRTYHRG from the coding sequence GTGCGTACCTCTCCACCAGCGCGTGAACGCCACTCCGTCGTAGGACGCCTTGTCGTCATCGGCGCCGGACCGACGGGACTCGGCGCGGCGCTCGCCTGCATCGAGCACGGCCACCCGGATGTCGTGGTGTTCGAGGCCGAGGATGGTCCCGGTGGGCTGGCCGGCAGCGTGATCGATGACGAGGGCTTCACGTGGGACCTCGGCGGTCACGTGCAGTTCAGTCATTACGAGCGCTACGACCGACTGCTCGATCGCGCGCTGGGCGACGCCTGGCTGCACCACACGCGAACCGCCGCCATCCGTGTGCTCGGCCACGACGTGCCGTATCCGTTCCAGCATCATCTCGAGGCGCTGCCTCCGCGCGAGCGTCAGTGGGCCGCCGAGACGCTGGCCGCTGCGACAGGCAGACCCGTCGACGACAGCTTCGCCGCGTGGATGGACGCGACCTTCGGTGAAGGGATCTGCGCCCTGTTCCTCAGACCGTACAACCGGAAGGTCTGGCAGCATCCCCTCGAGGACATGAGTGCGGCCTGGCTCGGGGAACGCGTGGCGCGACCCCGCGCGGAGGATGACGCGCCGCGTTCGGACTGGGGACCCAACGCCACGTTCCGCTATCCCGTACGCGGCGGGACCGGTGCCATCTGGAAGGGAGTAGCCCGGCTGTTGCCGGACACCATCGTGCGCACCGGATGTCGCGTCGTGGGTATCGATCCCGAGGGCCGGCGGATCACGCTTGCCGATGGGGAAGTCGTACCTTACGACACGCTGCTCGGCACGATGCCGCTCGATGCGCTCGTCGCCTGCCTGCCAGACTCGTCGCCAGCGGTGAAGGCCGCAGCGGCGCGACTCGTGGCCAACACCGTGGAACTGGTCGGCGTGGGCGTGGGTCTGCCCGCCGACGAGGCGATGCGCCGCCGTACCTGGATGTATTTCCCGGAGGCCGACAGTCCCTACTATCGCGTGACGGTGTTGTCCAACTACGCCGCGTCCAACGCGCCCGACGCCGCTTCGTACTCCCTGCTGACCGAGAGCGCACATCCTCGTGCCGAGCGTGTGGATCGCGATGCGTTGGTCGAGGCGACATGCCGCGCGCTCGAGCGAGACGGGTTGCTGCCGCGCGGTGCGCCGATCCGATCCCTGTGGCACCGCACGCTGGCGCACGGGTATCCCGTGCCGACGCGCGGGCGTGACGATGCACTCGCCACGCTCCACGCGGCCCTCGCGCCGTTCGGGATCCATACTCGCGGGCGCTTCGGCGGATGGAAGTACGAAGTCTCGAACCAGGACCACAGTCTCATGCAGGGGATGGAGTTCGTCGAACACTGGCTGCACGGTGTGCCGGAGATGACGTACCACAGCCCCGCCGACGCGAATCGCACCTACCATCGTGGCTGA
- a CDS encoding type II toxin-antitoxin system prevent-host-death family antitoxin, with amino-acid sequence MSEEPVWQLHEAKARFSEVFRRVRTEGPQRVVRHRGEAVIIVAAEAYERDMARADQPASLVDFFRDAPTGGRSLDISRKRDATRTIRW; translated from the coding sequence ATGAGCGAAGAACCGGTGTGGCAGCTGCACGAGGCGAAGGCACGCTTCAGCGAAGTGTTCCGGCGCGTTCGGACCGAGGGTCCGCAGCGTGTCGTCCGGCACCGTGGCGAGGCCGTGATCATCGTCGCGGCCGAGGCGTACGAGCGGGACATGGCCCGGGCGGATCAGCCGGCATCGCTCGTCGACTTCTTCAGGGACGCGCCGACAGGCGGGCGTTCGCTGGACATCTCGCGCAAGCGTGACGCGACCAGAACCATCCGATGGTAG
- a CDS encoding TIGR03663 family protein yields the protein MCVESTRATATRTWPLLLAVLAALAVTRLAGLGVRLPHQDEMTHQWLSEMLAFEGWYRASPVYHGPLLYHLQAGVMRLLGSDLWVARLVPAMAGIGAALALVALTAREHGRASAMVLGGLVVASPSWLYYSRFDGHDTLILLATASMAWGRWYWSTAKVDRALWIIGIALAAAWCTKLNALFLVGALAAWPVVRAAVYRTEGRSAPDLGLARRAGPTLSTPARATIVTVAAAMVAIVVALFVTTWWAHRTSASGWDATWLTIRAATVDGLTHWIGIDRQPRLRGPFHYYAALLLLYEPLLVAGAALAVGRSVWTAPRTVARDATLASIAGVAIGIAAWPVRDTVYRITHAHPAHLALLPLLVVLLWWAARARVRVDDEAGAWWTWLALTQTLLYAYAGEKVPWLSVHVALPWMMLAAPALAGAWPRLRIGWRLCLVALGSVTVWGAVCATTWTRSDPAEPLVQMEYAAETHALMARLARDCPTLVSRGQPCIGVMKSAAWPARWYLRALDGAVQAVDAGDRKTLPFVFVPARRTSPAGTHASLADTHLPTEVRFTTWGTWLPWLSRPDPGALWRFLWRRESLGRRYGQPYELWVRRDIARQWHLD from the coding sequence GTGTGCGTTGAGTCGACACGCGCGACGGCGACGCGCACGTGGCCCCTGCTGCTCGCGGTGCTGGCCGCGCTCGCCGTGACGCGACTCGCCGGTCTCGGCGTCCGCCTGCCGCATCAGGACGAGATGACCCACCAGTGGCTCTCCGAGATGCTGGCGTTCGAAGGCTGGTATCGCGCCTCGCCGGTCTATCACGGCCCGCTGCTCTACCATCTCCAGGCGGGTGTCATGCGCCTGCTCGGGAGCGACCTGTGGGTGGCGCGACTCGTTCCCGCGATGGCGGGTATCGGCGCGGCACTGGCCCTGGTGGCACTGACCGCTCGCGAACACGGGCGCGCTTCGGCAATGGTCCTCGGCGGCCTCGTCGTGGCATCGCCGTCGTGGCTGTACTACTCGCGCTTCGACGGACACGACACGCTCATCCTCCTGGCCACGGCCAGCATGGCGTGGGGCCGGTGGTACTGGTCGACGGCGAAGGTCGATCGCGCGCTGTGGATCATCGGCATCGCGTTGGCCGCAGCCTGGTGCACCAAGCTGAACGCGCTGTTCCTGGTGGGCGCACTTGCCGCATGGCCGGTCGTTCGTGCAGCGGTGTATCGCACGGAAGGTCGATCGGCCCCTGACCTCGGCCTGGCTCGGAGAGCCGGCCCTACCCTCTCCACACCCGCCCGGGCCACGATTGTCACGGTCGCGGCAGCGATGGTGGCGATCGTCGTGGCGCTCTTCGTGACGACGTGGTGGGCACACAGGACGTCGGCGTCGGGCTGGGACGCCACGTGGCTGACCATCCGCGCCGCGACGGTGGACGGACTGACGCACTGGATCGGGATCGACAGGCAGCCGAGACTGCGTGGTCCCTTCCACTACTACGCCGCCCTGCTCCTGCTCTACGAACCACTGCTCGTGGCCGGCGCGGCGCTGGCCGTCGGCCGATCGGTGTGGACCGCACCTCGGACGGTGGCGCGTGACGCGACGCTCGCCTCGATCGCCGGCGTGGCGATCGGCATCGCGGCATGGCCCGTCCGCGACACCGTGTACCGCATCACCCACGCACATCCTGCGCACCTCGCGCTGCTGCCGCTGTTGGTCGTCCTGCTCTGGTGGGCCGCGCGGGCACGCGTGCGCGTCGATGACGAGGCCGGGGCGTGGTGGACATGGCTGGCTCTCACCCAGACGCTGCTCTATGCCTATGCCGGTGAGAAGGTCCCGTGGCTGTCGGTCCACGTCGCACTGCCGTGGATGATGCTGGCCGCACCGGCGCTTGCCGGGGCATGGCCACGTCTGCGCATCGGATGGCGTCTCTGCCTCGTGGCCCTTGGCAGCGTCACCGTCTGGGGTGCCGTGTGCGCAACGACCTGGACGCGCAGCGATCCCGCCGAACCACTCGTGCAGATGGAGTACGCCGCGGAGACACATGCGCTGATGGCGCGCCTCGCGCGCGACTGTCCGACGCTGGTCTCGCGGGGGCAGCCGTGCATCGGCGTGATGAAATCGGCAGCATGGCCCGCGCGGTGGTACCTGCGGGCGCTCGACGGGGCGGTGCAGGCAGTCGATGCCGGCGATCGCAAGACATTGCCATTCGTGTTCGTGCCGGCGCGGCGAACGTCGCCCGCGGGGACGCATGCGTCACTCGCCGATACGCACCTGCCCACCGAAGTGCGCTTCACCACGTGGGGCACATGGCTGCCGTGGCTGTCGCGCCCCGATCCCGGCGCGCTCTGGCGCTTCCTGTGGCGACGCGAGAGCCTCGGACGACGATACGGCCAGCCGTACGAGCTGTGGGTCAGACGCGACATCGCCCGCCAGTGGCACCTCGACTGA
- a CDS encoding PqqD family protein, which translates to MSDLLPSTRFATRTDVLSSRVGDTGVMLLDPAASMYLGTHGVGALIWQRLAAGPQTMAQLCEAVEAEYDVDAETCRGDVKTFLADLLDRNLIARVDDGAVASRDA; encoded by the coding sequence ATGTCAGATCTGCTGCCTTCCACCCGCTTTGCCACGCGAACCGACGTCCTCAGCTCGCGCGTCGGCGACACCGGTGTGATGCTGCTCGATCCCGCCGCGTCGATGTACCTGGGCACTCATGGGGTGGGCGCGTTGATCTGGCAACGTCTCGCGGCGGGGCCGCAGACGATGGCGCAGTTGTGCGAGGCCGTCGAGGCCGAGTACGACGTCGATGCCGAGACCTGCCGCGGCGACGTGAAGACGTTCCTCGCCGACCTGCTCGATAGGAACCTGATCGCGCGTGTGGACGATGGCGCAGTCGCATCGCGTGACGCCTGA
- a CDS encoding SRPBCC domain-containing protein — protein sequence MCKTIKQTVTFRAEPAEVYKHLVSDSDAVGQRFRMGEGSGIVVDMAPDTRVVRAWREGDYPEGVFSMAAFTLRPVNTGTELTLTHRGVPKALIPRTEERWRRDYWDPIKQELGQRPARRAGPTPGAGGRVGPPRSTDR from the coding sequence ATGTGCAAGACGATCAAACAGACGGTGACATTCCGCGCCGAGCCGGCTGAGGTCTACAAGCACCTCGTCAGCGACTCCGACGCCGTCGGCCAGCGCTTCCGAATGGGCGAGGGTTCGGGCATCGTCGTGGACATGGCGCCGGACACGCGCGTGGTGCGCGCATGGCGCGAAGGCGACTATCCCGAGGGTGTCTTCTCCATGGCCGCGTTCACCCTGCGTCCCGTGAACACCGGCACCGAACTGACGCTCACCCACCGCGGCGTACCCAAGGCCCTCATCCCGCGCACCGAAGAGCGCTGGCGCCGCGACTACTGGGACCCCATCAAGCAGGAACTCGGCCAGAGGCCGGCTCGGAGAGCCGGCCCTACCCCTGGCGCCGGCGGTAGGGTCGGCCCTCCGCGCTCGACCGACAGGTGA
- a CDS encoding glycosyltransferase family 2 protein: MADPIAISVVIPARNEAAAISGVIEDCRAFARAAGIRHEIVVVDDASDDETARLVEEAARHGDVRLIRQATRRGIAETSHAGLLAARHDVICYLDGDGQFTAAAFRPLLDRLADADLVVGWRQARVERGPRTWGSRVYNAATRLAGVSVHDVNCGFRVLRRSAFANVAEAVQSRSSFYFAELTLLIQATGGRVVEVTVPHRARVGGRPSGASPSVVVRQFVDLVRYMWRRERTGETLREPQPESTAVAGDAASPSTGAEVDVSLVVPVYNEGGTIETSLAEWLVVLADKGLRAECVVVDDGSTDGTTDVLRALAARDPRIHVHRQANTGHGAALLTAYRRARGPWVVQIDGDDEIGASSFEALWVARTPGGMVLGCRAARERARARRVVSRAAATWFRWATGATAHDVNVPFRVLPRERLDEFLSVVPDGLVAPNLALSILAGVRGWDLREVPVVERARLTTRQGLGGRRLWMTVCRAACESLAFRVRLGRHSP, encoded by the coding sequence GTGGCTGACCCGATCGCGATCAGCGTCGTCATTCCGGCACGCAACGAAGCCGCGGCGATCTCCGGCGTGATCGAGGACTGCCGCGCGTTCGCGCGGGCGGCGGGAATACGGCACGAGATCGTGGTCGTCGACGATGCGAGTGACGACGAGACGGCGCGCCTGGTGGAAGAGGCTGCGCGGCATGGTGACGTTCGCCTGATACGCCAAGCCACGCGTCGCGGCATCGCCGAGACGTCGCACGCCGGGCTGCTCGCGGCCCGGCACGACGTGATCTGCTACCTGGATGGTGACGGGCAGTTCACGGCCGCGGCATTCCGACCGTTGCTCGATCGCCTGGCCGACGCCGATCTCGTGGTCGGGTGGCGGCAGGCGCGTGTCGAACGCGGGCCGCGCACATGGGGCAGCCGTGTGTACAACGCCGCGACCCGCCTGGCGGGTGTGTCGGTTCACGACGTCAACTGCGGTTTCCGTGTGTTGCGGCGTTCCGCGTTCGCGAACGTGGCCGAGGCCGTCCAGTCGCGATCGTCGTTCTATTTCGCCGAGCTCACGCTGCTCATCCAGGCCACCGGAGGACGTGTCGTTGAAGTGACCGTCCCTCATCGGGCCCGCGTCGGTGGCCGGCCGTCGGGTGCGAGTCCATCGGTTGTCGTGAGGCAGTTCGTCGATCTCGTGCGCTACATGTGGCGGAGAGAGCGAACTGGTGAGACGCTGCGCGAGCCGCAGCCAGAGAGCACCGCCGTCGCAGGGGACGCGGCATCTCCGAGTACCGGCGCCGAGGTCGATGTGTCGCTGGTCGTGCCGGTCTACAACGAGGGCGGCACGATCGAGACATCGCTTGCAGAGTGGCTGGTTGTCCTGGCCGACAAGGGACTGCGTGCGGAATGCGTCGTCGTCGACGACGGCTCGACGGACGGGACGACTGATGTCCTGCGCGCGCTCGCCGCACGCGATCCGCGAATTCACGTACATCGTCAGGCCAACACCGGACACGGGGCCGCGCTGCTGACGGCCTATCGGCGCGCGCGTGGCCCATGGGTCGTGCAGATCGATGGCGATGACGAGATCGGCGCGTCGTCGTTCGAGGCGCTCTGGGTGGCACGCACGCCTGGTGGAATGGTGCTTGGTTGTCGTGCTGCTCGCGAACGTGCACGCGCGCGTCGCGTTGTCTCCCGTGCAGCGGCCACGTGGTTCCGGTGGGCGACGGGCGCCACGGCGCACGACGTGAACGTGCCTTTTCGTGTGCTGCCCCGCGAACGACTGGACGAGTTCCTCTCTGTCGTGCCAGACGGGCTCGTGGCTCCGAACCTCGCCCTGAGCATCCTTGCCGGCGTTCGTGGCTGGGATCTTCGCGAGGTACCCGTCGTCGAGCGCGCGCGCCTGACGACACGTCAGGGACTCGGTGGTCGACGGCTGTGGATGACTGTGTGTCGCGCGGCGTGCGAGAGCCTGGCCTTCCGCGTGCGCCTCGGGCGTCACTCGCCATGA
- a CDS encoding amidohydrolase family protein has product MVRGWLTRHAWLLVAVTVVFGSSVLALSAQVRSGGKDTAVHARKPSRLLIRKAMVIYGNGKPPYGPMDILVQDGVIARVAPNLPVEADAVIDATGKYVMPGLVDTHMHWHDERAGIPMSIQYERNLYLANGVTLTRENGGNFAKSKQWQAESAADRIIAPRMQVYWVVARGDGTTESIRANVREAKARGADGLKIFGMDRDQVEATMSEAKAQGLKTTTHIAVEEVTAVDFAELGVDSIEHFYGVADAAIDGVQHFPPEMNYSDELLRFSKAGELYAQADPKKLEQVIDLMVARKVAWSPTLSIYEASRDVIKAQNLPWYKEYLHPALHAFFEPNLANHGSYFTGWTNTMEVRWKQQYRIWMDALRSFGTKGGVITTGDDAGFIHSLYGFGLVRELELHEEAGFHPLDVIKHGTVNGATLLGMGDKVGRIRQGFLADLLVVNGNPLENLRVLNPYGIDVMKDGRMTRGGGIEWTIKNGIPYHVPTLMQEVKTIVETDKKKLGK; this is encoded by the coding sequence ATGGTTCGAGGATGGCTCACCCGGCACGCGTGGCTGCTCGTGGCAGTCACGGTGGTGTTCGGTTCGTCGGTGCTGGCGTTGTCGGCGCAGGTCAGGTCGGGCGGCAAGGATACGGCGGTTCACGCGCGCAAGCCGTCGCGGCTGCTGATTCGGAAGGCGATGGTGATCTACGGCAACGGCAAGCCGCCGTATGGGCCGATGGACATCCTCGTGCAGGACGGCGTGATCGCGCGCGTCGCGCCGAACCTCCCCGTGGAGGCCGACGCCGTGATCGATGCGACGGGCAAGTACGTGATGCCCGGTCTCGTCGACACGCACATGCACTGGCACGACGAGCGCGCCGGCATCCCGATGTCGATCCAGTACGAGCGCAACCTGTATCTCGCCAATGGCGTGACGCTCACGCGCGAGAACGGCGGCAACTTCGCCAAGAGCAAGCAGTGGCAGGCCGAGTCGGCCGCCGATCGGATCATCGCGCCGCGCATGCAGGTGTACTGGGTGGTGGCGCGTGGCGACGGCACGACCGAGTCCATCCGCGCCAACGTGCGCGAGGCGAAGGCGCGCGGCGCCGATGGTCTGAAGATCTTCGGCATGGATCGCGATCAGGTCGAAGCGACCATGTCGGAGGCCAAGGCGCAGGGACTCAAGACGACCACGCACATCGCCGTCGAAGAAGTCACGGCCGTCGATTTCGCGGAACTCGGCGTCGATTCGATCGAGCACTTCTACGGCGTCGCCGACGCCGCGATCGACGGCGTGCAGCACTTCCCGCCGGAGATGAACTACAGCGACGAGCTGTTGCGGTTCTCGAAGGCCGGCGAACTGTACGCGCAGGCCGACCCGAAGAAGCTCGAACAGGTGATCGACCTGATGGTGGCCAGGAAGGTGGCGTGGAGTCCGACGCTCTCGATCTACGAAGCGAGCCGCGACGTCATCAAGGCGCAGAACCTGCCCTGGTACAAGGAGTATCTCCACCCGGCGCTGCACGCGTTCTTCGAGCCGAATCTTGCCAACCACGGGTCGTACTTCACCGGCTGGACCAACACCATGGAGGTCCGCTGGAAGCAGCAGTACCGCATCTGGATGGACGCACTGCGCTCGTTCGGCACCAAGGGCGGCGTCATCACGACCGGAGACGATGCGGGGTTCATTCATTCGCTGTATGGCTTCGGTCTGGTGCGCGAGCTGGAACTGCACGAGGAGGCCGGCTTCCATCCGCTCGACGTCATCAAGCACGGCACCGTCAACGGCGCGACGCTGCTCGGCATGGGCGACAAGGTGGGACGGATTCGTCAGGGATTCCTTGCCGATCTCCTCGTCGTGAACGGCAATCCGCTCGAGAACCTGCGCGTGCTGAACCCTTACGGGATCGACGTGATGAAGGACGGACGCATGACGCGCGGCGGCGGGATCGAGTGGACGATCAAGAACGGCATCCCGTATCACGTCCCCACCCTCATGCAGGAAGTGAAGACCATCGTCGAGACTGACAAGAAGAAGCTGGGGAAGTGA